Genomic DNA from Pirellulales bacterium:
AGCATGACCTTGCCGGCATTGGGCTCGATCATGCCGCAGGCCATGCGAAAGCTGGTCGTCTTGCCGGCGCCGTTGGGCCCGAGCAACCCTACGATCTCGCCGCTGGCGACCTCAAAGTCGACGCCGTCGACAACGCGGCGCGAGCCGTAGATTTTCACCAATCCGTGGACTTCCAACATCGCCATCGCGTGGTCCTCCATGACCGATCATCTGCCCGCCTGGCGCGCCGGCCGCTTGGCATGCGGCGCGGTGACCTGTCGGCAAGCTAACGCACAAACTTCATACGGGCAAAATTCGGGAAGAACGGAAACGGGATCCTAGTGCCAGGAATCCGGTTCCAGGAATGGGGCCAATACACGAATACGGCCTTGCCTACCAGCAAGTCGCGTTTCACATAATGCTCGGGGCGGCCGTCGGGCCCGCGCCACAGACGGCTATCCGCGCTGCGGGGGCTGTTATCCCCCAACATCAGGAACTCGTCGGAGCGGAGCGGGAATTCGACCGACCGTTGGCTGGCGAATACGCTCGGCCAGCTCGTGGGTTTGGCCAAAAAACCAGCCACAGGCGCCTTATAGTCGCACATGCGGATTTGCGCATTCGAGTCGACGTACTGCGTGGCGATGTAATAGACGTCGCGCAACAGCCGCAAATGCTCGACCTGCAACCCAGCGCCTTTCGATCCGATGCGGGCCGGCGTCAGGTCTTCGATTGTGGGGATGTCGTTTTCGAGTGGCTCGTAGGTCGTGGGCCCGTCGAATTCGATCAGGCTGCCATCGACCCACAGAATCAATTGCGCATCGACATTGGCGAACGAAAGCGTATGCCGCGTGCCAGGGCTGACCTTGGTTTGGGCCTTGGCGCCCATGTCTTCGCCATTTACGGCCAACCGTGCCTGACCCGTAGTGACGTCGATCAGACAGTCGAACGTCCGCCCACCGCGCACCAGGCGAAGCATGGCTTGCGCGTCCTTGCCGGATCCAGCGGGCTCGCAAGTCAAATCACATTCCAGGATCAAATCACCCACCCAGTGCAGGCCCTGAGACTCGCCATCGGGCACGGCGCCATAGTTGCGGTGTGAGCCGGCGTTGTAGGCGTAGAAATCGCTGATCAGGCGGGGCGGAATCTCGGTCCCGTCGTCGACGAACCTTTTGGTCTTCGTAAACTCGGACCAATCCAAGTGGCTCGGTAGACGGTGCTGATAGCCCAGCCAGGCCTCGGCTTCACTCGAACCGTCGGTGCGATAGCCCAAGTATCCGTCGAGCGGCTGCCAGGACCCCGTATCGGCCGGTTCCATGGCGTTCCAGCGCAGCGACAGGCCAGCCGCGGCCAGGTCGGCGACCGTGTAATCGTTGTCGTACACGGTCTGCATGATCGCCCTGACTTTGTCGGGGGGCTTGCGCTTGATCTCGCGCCCTTGCCCATCGGCATCGTGGGTGTAGATATTGCCGCCGTAGATCACGACTGTTTCGTTGGGCAGGCCGATGCAACGCTTGATGTAATTCTCGTTGGCCGTTTGCGGGTACTTGAAGACCACCACGTCCCACCGCTGCGGATCGGCAAAGTCGTAGGGAAACTTCGAGACCAGGATGCGATCCCCTTTGTAAGTGGGGAACTTGCGACCTTCGGCGGTCTGCGGATCGATATCCATCTGATAACGACAATTCGGGCAGACACCGGCGATCACATCGCGCTCGGCCAGGGCCCGAGCGGCGTTGTCGCGCTCGCGGGCATCACGGCGGCCATCTTTCATAGCCGCCCGGTAACTCTCAGCGGCCTCGTCCTGTTCCTCGCTGGCGCTGATGCGGTACGGGATACCGCATTTTTCGCAGGCCAGGTCCTTGTGAACGCCCATCAGCGTGGGCGCCATCGAGCCTGTGGGAATGACGAAGGCTTCGGCCTCGAAGGCGCGAAACAAAAAGGCCAATACGAAAGCGATCACCACGGACTCGACGGTCTCGCGGATGCCGTCCTTGCGCGGCGGCGGCGGAGCGTCCGAGGTCGTGGCGGCGGTCTTCTTTTTGGAAACGACCGCAGGCTTTGTTTTTGCCATCGAGAGTGGCCTTTCAGACCGTCAAATGCTTGCCCCGCTCAGCAACCGAAGCGTCCTAGGCCCAGTGTGGCATGCCGCCCACGCACCGTAGCCGGCATGGCTCGCGACGGCACTCCTGGTCGCAAACCGCGGTCGCCTAAGTTCTGCTACGTGGCCCAAACACTCTCGTATTCGTCAAAGGTCACCGAATATAGCGGATTTCGCAAGGGGCCGGAACTTGAATCCCCCACCAGCGGGCGGGCCACGCGCGGCTCCCACCCTGGGCGATAAAAGGCTTGCCCACCAACAACTTAGCCGACACGGCCGGACCGAATTCCGCGTAGCGGCTGTCCAGTCCCAACGGACTGTTGTCGGCCAGCACGTAGAATTCGTCACTCGCGAGCACGACCGCCAAGCGGGCTGCCGTGTCCTGGGAAGACGCGTCCTCTGGCTGCAGGGGCTGGCCGTAGTACACGTCTCGGCGGATGCACACGTTGGTCAACTGCAACGACAGTCCGTCGCTGGCCACGGCGAAGGGTTGCGACACGCCAGGCGCGTTCGACTCGGACGAAGCCAAGGGATAGTCCAAAAGGACCACACCATCGATGGCCACCAGGCACGAGCGGTCGATCAGCGACAGCTCGACCGAGCGCGCCGCGGCACACAAGGGTTTGCCGCTTGCGGCACCCGCCAGCACGTCCTCTCCTTGACGCAGTTCAACAGCACCGTCGGCTGTTAGCGCCACGACGAAATCGTGCGCGCCGTCGTTGGCCTTTAGATATAACGTCCCCTGCCCCGCTGCCGTCAGCTGAAACGACAGCGCCAGATCGCGCACCGGATGAAGTTCAGCCACGGGCAACGTCTGGTTGTATCCGCAAACGTCGACAATAGGCGACTCGCCGGCAGCGCCACTCACAGGGTCGCGCCGCACGTGATGGTATGTGAGCCAGGTGAGGGGGAATGATGAATGAGAAATGATGAATGATGAATCGGAAACGGCCGCCGGCGACTTGTGCCCTTCGGTGCCCTGCGTATTGTCGTCGTCATCCTTCACTCTGCCTTCACCATTCGGCCCTCTCTCCGTGCCTCCGTGCCTCCGTGGTGAACCGTCCGCATCGGCCGGCCGAAAATCGTAGCCCGCGTCGGTCGTGGTCCAGCGCGAGCCGGGGTCGGCTTGCCAGCAGCGTGGCCCGCTAGCGGCCTGGTCGCGGTAGCGATCGTCGTACACGACCGTCGACAGCGCGTGGCGCTCGGCCAAGGTTTTGCGAACGATCTGGCCATTGACGTAGACCTCGCCTTGGATGAGTTCGATGCGCTCGCCAGGGAGGCCGACGACCCGTTTCACGGAAAGCTCGCTGGCCGCCTGCG
This window encodes:
- the lepB gene encoding signal peptidase I is translated as MAKTKPAVVSKKKTAATTSDAPPPPRKDGIRETVESVVIAFVLAFLFRAFEAEAFVIPTGSMAPTLMGVHKDLACEKCGIPYRISASEEQDEAAESYRAAMKDGRRDARERDNAARALAERDVIAGVCPNCRYQMDIDPQTAEGRKFPTYKGDRILVSKFPYDFADPQRWDVVVFKYPQTANENYIKRCIGLPNETVVIYGGNIYTHDADGQGREIKRKPPDKVRAIMQTVYDNDYTVADLAAAGLSLRWNAMEPADTGSWQPLDGYLGYRTDGSSEAEAWLGYQHRLPSHLDWSEFTKTKRFVDDGTEIPPRLISDFYAYNAGSHRNYGAVPDGESQGLHWVGDLILECDLTCEPAGSGKDAQAMLRLVRGGRTFDCLIDVTTGQARLAVNGEDMGAKAQTKVSPGTRHTLSFANVDAQLILWVDGSLIEFDGPTTYEPLENDIPTIEDLTPARIGSKGAGLQVEHLRLLRDVYYIATQYVDSNAQIRMCDYKAPVAGFLAKPTSWPSVFASQRSVEFPLRSDEFLMLGDNSPRSADSRLWRGPDGRPEHYVKRDLLVGKAVFVYWPHSWNRIPGTRIPFPFFPNFARMKFVR
- the lepB gene encoding signal peptidase I; translated protein: MSTTSDNATRPLTAPRERDQSAGAHPAFRRTAARQSSAARRRFKQSGTLRTIGEAVLLGVIVLMLINTWLVARFTIDSSSMAHTLLGPHVQIACPDCGFHFVAGIEGTASDGRLAICPNCGQAGAQLSTADTTAGNGVLVDKTAFAWRTPHRWEVAAFRTPQAASELSVKRVVGLPGERIELIQGEVYVNGQIVRKTLAERHALSTVVYDDRYRDQAASGPRCWQADPGSRWTTTDAGYDFRPADADGSPRRHGGTERGPNGEGRVKDDDDNTQGTEGHKSPAAVSDSSFIISHSSFPLTWLTYHHVRRDPVSGAAGESPIVDVCGYNQTLPVAELHPVRDLALSFQLTAAGQGTLYLKANDGAHDFVVALTADGAVELRQGEDVLAGAASGKPLCAAARSVELSLIDRSCLVAIDGVVLLDYPLASSESNAPGVSQPFAVASDGLSLQLTNVCIRRDVYYGQPLQPEDASSQDTAARLAVVLASDEFYVLADNSPLGLDSRYAEFGPAVSAKLLVGKPFIAQGGSRAWPARWWGIQVPAPCEIRYIR